CTCTTCCTATAGTCATAATTAAGATCTATATGCatattctctcttctttttatagCAACTTTTGCTCCAAGTGAAAGACAGGAAAAAGATTTGCTTCCATTGCAGATCCAGGATTCAAAGAtatggtctctctctctctctcttgaagtTTGGTTAATTTAGAACACACCTCTCTTCATTCACTTCATGGGTTCTTGACTTCTTTCTCTGCACCCTCATAATatatacttttgtttttgttttttcctctctcactctctctctctgcaacTTTGCCACCATCTCTTTCCAGGTTTCTTTATTTGTTAGCTAGATTTCATTGATTCTCTTTTTCACTTCACTATGGATTCTGGTAATAGTGGAAGTATGCAATCTTCTAGTGGTGGTGATGAAGAGtatgattcaagagctgcaGAGTCAGTCCCTTCTTTCTTGAATCCTCCTAGCAACCACTATGGTTCACCTTCGCTTTTTTCTCAACACCAAAACCACCAACCCAATTTGTCTGATCTTTCATCTAATTATCTCCATGCTTTGTCTCAGTCTCAAGCATACTCAACTTCCAATTCGTTGCTACACAATCTTGATACGGTTCAACCTAGAGGCCTAAGATCTGAACCCAACTGCACCGACCTTGGAAACCTACCGGGCTCATCATCATCAACCCAATCCAATCTTGCTCATCATGGACCTAACCATGGTTCAAGTTCAACCCCATCATCGATGCGGATGCGGCCACTTCATGAGAATGGTACACGAGCTACAGCACAACCCAACGTAGTTCGCAACTCCAAGAAGCGAACTAGAGCTTCAAGGCGAGCACCCACCACTGTTCTCACCACTGACACCTCGAATTTCAGGGCAATGGTGCAAGAATTCACTGGGATTCCTTCACCACCATTTTCGGGCTCATCACACACTCGCCGGCTTGATCTCTTTGGCAATAGCTCAGCTTTGCGGTCCGGTCATTTGGAACCAATAGGAGCTTTTTACCCTTTACGTCCTTCGGCCCAAAAGGTCCAGCTATCGCCATTTGTATCTTCCACTacctccacttcttcttcttcttgtactACTTCATTGTTGAACAATACTGTGTTTGATGCTACTAATATTGCTAGTACTAGTAACAACAATTTTAGTTCAACCTTAAATAACTACCACCACCAAGTTCCATCTAATCTAGGCCTAAATATTCCCAGACAGCCTCAAAATATGCAGCTAAACAtgcaaaacccaattctcacaTTCCAGTCTCTCTCACAACCAACCCTTCATCACCCTTCATTTAACGTGCCTGGATTTGGTGCACGGTCTCAACAAGGAAGTTTGTCAATACCATCCCTTGATGAACTGGGTATGAACCATGGTTCTGGACATGTAAATGTGAACCTTGTTGGGCTACAAAATCATGGAACGGGATCTAATAACGATGGAGGTCAAGGTCAAGACCATTTGAGTAATTCGCTGCGTGTTGGTGGCTGTAAGTTGAACTATTCAGCAACTTCATCATCGGATTTTAATCATGAAAAGTCTCTGGAGAATGTCTCTACAAGGGGTACGGAAGGTACGGTTGATTCGTGGCTTTGTCCTTCAGATTAATTTATATATCTCTCTATAAAACCACATGTTGATGATCATCAAGAAGAACATGAAGGGGGTTCTGTTGCTGCGATAAGAGATAGCTAGTAGTGGTGGCAGCTGGTGATAGTGGTGGTGGTGAAAATAAGTTTGTTTGTGACATTAGCATGATCAATCACCACGCCTTTATTAGCTAATTAATTTGCGGCATCAAATTATCTTCTTTAtgtttcttttctgttttgtttttttctgaTTAAACAATGAATAAGTAATTTAGTCAAAGATATGAGGCAtcatatattttagttttatgtaGATATATCAAGATATatattatctctttcttttatattatgtaATTGAGATTAGACATCCATAAGATGATTATAAAACTTAGTTTTACTTTTAAATTGCTCtccataaattttttcttttctttttccccctaCTTTTCATATCTTTATATGTGTGATATATAGCTGTTAGTTACTGTTACGATGAGAATATGTATACTCAGAGAGTAAGCAAATTTTGCTTCCTCGTACCTTATCTACACAAAGAACAAGATAAATAGGTCGGTGCTGTGCATTAAAGGCTTCGTGTTCTAAACTTTTGCTTGGTATCACATATCATATACTAGAGATCTAAGGTCTCTATCCATTGGGAAAAGAGTAGCTAATCAAAGGTGGTCCAATTGATAACACGGCCTTTGAGTTTCAGCCTTTCAGGCAAAAGGCTATTTATGTTGTGCCCAtcccacaggctattttgtttttgtatttttttttttttttttttttttttgttcgaAGAAGcataaagataaagaagaatCACTGCACGCGGGCTTAATTATaggatgattatttttttttcttaataggagattttgatttttctgtATTCTAAATCCATAGCACTTTGCCATGTTTTATGTCGGCACATGTTGATTCTAAATTTCTAACGTACTACACGTTCTACAGTATATTGTATGTCTCTGTCTTATTCCCTTTTTCATCATGTTGGTATAAACCATGAGCCTTAGGATCAAGGTTTCCATCCTCGTGTTTCATGATCTCCTCCATAATATCGTGTATTTTTAATTTCGAATATATAGTGGAGCAATTAGTGGCAAGAATAGGGGAATCTTATCTGCCGCAATTATaacatatattattaatatacaAGTGCAATAAGTTCCCTATTAATTCGATATTCTCCTTTATTGGTATGCttggtagaataaaataagtataCATTATTTTGTGAGTACAATAATGATGTATTCTCTCttcttacataaatatttactctctctctcatacacacacATGAGCGGTCACCTTGTGAATGGTCAATAATTTGAGTTAGTGGCATGGATGTCATAGGTACCAAATTGGCAAAGGAGCTCAAAGGTGCACGATCTGGTTTCAATTTTAATTGTAATGAAGAATTGGTTTTGACAGTGGTGGTGTGAGGGTTTGGATTTGGTTTAGGATTAGATTTTGGTGGGTGTTGTTTCAAATCAACAATGTTGTGGTTGCTGGATTTGGGTTTGAGTAATGAGATTGAGACAAGGCAGGGTGGATGTCTCAAATCTGCGATGATATGGTGGATGTCTTAGATTTGAGTTGTCGCTTTGTTGATgtaaaaattaatgtaaaaatgaaaaaaatttcctctaaATCTCCTCCAATCTACTACATCATAAACCATAAAACCATTCatgtatattatttaagtaACATGAATTATTCAAAATGTCATATGACTAAAAGTATACATAAGGTCATTTCAACCGTAGTGAGATGAAAGAATTTTATTCCAAACCAATTTGGAGGTAATCTTTTTTCCAtataaaaatagttattttagattattttaatcTGCTATATTCACAAATGAAAATTGGAATGTAGGGTGTTGTTAAATTGGTTATATAAAGTAGATAAAGTGAATTTTTGGTGGTgtaaaatataacattttacaaaatttaatgcAAATGCTCTTAGTTTTAATTAGCTTAGGTTCAAGTAATTATGAGGATGTGTCAGGCATGGATTGGTTATAGTAAAACTATTTTCTCTTCTAAAAATTTCCcatttgagatttaaaaaaatttaaccaaccACAATAATTATATTGTCTGAGTATGAAGACAAAACTCTTTTTCCCTAAGCAATTCCACAACGTGGGTTTTAATTAACTtaactaataaagttttttgtcgtcgaataaaaaatttaggattcAAGCTTTGCTTACACCATAAACCGATTGATGTTTTGTCTTGATGATAACGagcaattataaaaaaaaaataaaaatataaaattcttcCTCATAATTTTTGTATCGTAGTCCATTGTTTATTAGgagtatttaaataaaaaggttGGTAATTATTAAAGCTAAAACCTGCCATATATagataatcaaaacaaaaaaattacctGCCATATGTAGTAGACAAtcaaaaaacaatgaaaagatTCAATGCGCATTAATACAATGAAATATTATTAGCGGACTCCTCAAAGCATGATAAGCTTCTGATCCACAAACGCATGTTATTCaactataataataaagaatatatagagtttcatcaatgaataatataattatataggTTAATAATTGGGTGCTAGCCTGCTAAGCATTAGTATATCAAATTAACTTGCTAAGTTAAAGAGATGCCTTATAAGCTGTACGGAACTTTGTAGCTAACAAGTGACAAAATATAAAGTATTAAAGATGCTCTCTACCTAAAAGTCAATGATgacttttttttacaacttgtttagagagagagagagagagagagagaagagagaagattTTCTGTTCATA
The sequence above is drawn from the Quercus lobata isolate SW786 chromosome 12, ValleyOak3.0 Primary Assembly, whole genome shotgun sequence genome and encodes:
- the LOC115970033 gene encoding putative uncharacterized protein DDB_G0288537, with protein sequence MDSGNSGSMQSSSGGDEEYDSRAAESVPSFLNPPSNHYGSPSLFSQHQNHQPNLSDLSSNYLHALSQSQAYSTSNSLLHNLDTVQPRGLRSEPNCTDLGNLPGSSSSTQSNLAHHGPNHGSSSTPSSMRMRPLHENGTRATAQPNVVRNSKKRTRASRRAPTTVLTTDTSNFRAMVQEFTGIPSPPFSGSSHTRRLDLFGNSSALRSGHLEPIGAFYPLRPSAQKVQLSPFVSSTTSTSSSSCTTSLLNNTVFDATNIASTSNNNFSSTLNNYHHQVPSNLGLNIPRQPQNMQLNMQNPILTFQSLSQPTLHHPSFNVPGFGARSQQGSLSIPSLDELGMNHGSGHVNVNLVGLQNHGTGSNNDGGQGQDHLSNSLRVGGCKLNYSATSSSDFNHEKSLENVSTRGTEGTKLAKELKGARSGFNFNCNEELVLTVVV